The following are from one region of the Strix uralensis isolate ZFMK-TIS-50842 chromosome 4, bStrUra1, whole genome shotgun sequence genome:
- the CFI gene encoding complement factor I, which translates to MQAVPVFLVFLSLFWFCGSENAASNTEENQFQQVEPAQPAEQDTYLIGECLSNKYTHKSCEKVFCHPWERCVEGKCLCKLPYQCPKNGTSVCSTNGRYFRTYCHLKSYECQRPEAKFLHKGKCTSEETFSVSVGNGDSSLLRVKPLNQKNHILVCDSEWTMNEANVACKHLGFESGAEYYQADSSITESALNSLHCLKITCRGLETSLAECHIEMKSRDSHEGFVSLQCHENLRACSDGEFQCVNNKCISLNQICDGINDCGDLSDELCCRECRDNSFHCRSDICIPNKNVCNNEIDCLTGEDEARVLCAGKEKGAENHSMDEERKMTKTLLPQVHCGFTNHTLIRRKRIIGGKTARKGEFPWQVAIKENHHEGATVYCGGVYIGGCWVLTAAHCVRANRVHLYRVWTGLLHTAEHDKETDTFTLNQLIIHEKYNATTYENDIALLELKAFANGECPLKHTTPACIPWSQYMFKAGDRCKVSGWGLEEGYNKPHVLKWGNVHLFQNCSELYPGRFFKQMACAGTHDGSIDSCKGDSGGPLVCFDAENVAYLWGIVSWGENCGEPGHPGVYTKIASYYDWISHHVTRSLISRYNI; encoded by the exons ATGCAAGCAGTCCcggttttcttggttttcttgtctctcttttggttttgtggatCAGAg AATGCAGCATCTAATACTGAAGAAAACCAATTTCAGCAGGTTGAGCCTGCCCAGCCAGCTGAGCAAGACACGTACCTCATAGGAGAATGCTTAAGCAACAAATACACACACAAGTCCTGTGAGAAAGTGTTTTGTCATCCCTGGGAACGATGTGTGGAGGGAAAGTGCCTTTGTAAGCTTCCCTACCAGTGCCCCAAGAATGGCACTTCAGTTTGTTCTACCAATGGAAGGTACTTCCGTACTTACTGTCACCTGAAGAGCTATGAGTGTCAACGTCCTGAAGCAAAGTTTCTGCACAAGGGAAAATGCACATCTGAAG aaacattttcagtcTCTGTGGGCAATGGAGATTCAAGTTTGCTTCGAGTAAAACCTCTGAATCAAAAGAACCACATTCTTGTATGTGATAGTGAGTGGACTATGAATGAAGCAAATGTGGCTTGCAAGCACCTTGGCTTTGAATC AGGTGCTGAATATTACCAAGCTGATTCCAGCATCACAGAATCTGCCTTAAATTCGTTGCACTGTCTGAAAATAACTTGCAGGGGCCTAGAGACGAGTCTTGCTGAATGTCACATAGAGATGAAATCAAGAGATAGTCATGAGGGATTTGTTAGTCTTCAGTGCCATGAAAACCTCAGAG CTTGTTCAGATGGTGAGTTTCAGTGTGTCAACAACAAGTGCATTTCTCTGAACCAAATCTGTGATGGAATCAATGACTGTGGAGACCTAAGTGATGAACTGTGCTGTAGAG AGTGCAGAGACAACAGTTTCCACTGTCGGTCAGATATCTGTATTCCAAACAAGAATGTCTGTAACAACGAAATTGACTGCCTCACAGGAGAGGATGAAGCTCGAGTTCTCTGTGCAG GCAAAGAAAAAGGTGCTGAAAATCACAGTATGGATGAAG aaagaaaaatgacaaagacACTTCTTCCCCAAGTACACTGCGGTTTTACAAATCACACATTAATTCGACGGAAAAGAATCATAGGTGGAAAGACTgcaagaaag GGTGAATTCCCTTGGCAAGTGGCAATTAAAGAAAATCACCATGAAGGTGCAACAGTGTACTGTGGAGGGGTTTATATTGGTGGCTGTTGGGttctgactgctgcacactgtgtcag GGCAAATCGAGTTCATCTGTACCGTGTCTGGACTGGACTGTTGCATACAGCAGAGCATGACAAAGAGACAGACACTTTCACTCTAAACCAACTGATAATCCATGAAAAGTATAATGCAACAACTTATGAAAATGACATTGCTCTGCTGGAGCTGAAAGCTTTTGCAAATGGAGAATGTCCCCTGAAACACACCACACCTGCCTGTATCCCCTGGTCACAGTATATGTTCAAGGCTGGTGACAGGTGCAAGGTTTCTGGATGGGGACTAGAGGAAG gttACAACAAACCACATGTCCTCAAGTGGGGCaatgttcatttatttcagaattgtTCTGAATTGTATCCAGGAcgattttttaaacaaatggcaTGTGCAG GTACTCATGATGGCTCCATAGACAGTTGCAAAGGTGATTCAGGAGGACCCTTGGTCTGTTTTGATGCAGAAAATGTGGCGTATCTCTGGGGTATTGTGAGTTGGGGTGAGAACTGCGGGGAGCCTGGTCACCCTGGCGTGTATACAAAAATCGCCAGCTATTATGATTGGATTAGCCATCATGTGACAAGGAGTCTCATTTCACGGTACAATATCTGA